The nucleotide window CGGCGATGACGAACCTGACACTCTACGAGCTGGAAGGCTGCCCGTACTGCGCGAAGGTGAAGACGAAGCTCGCCGACCTCGAGTTGGAGTACGACTCGGTGATGGTGCCGCGCTCGCACGGCGAGCGCACCGAGGTCGA belongs to Halorubrum sp. DM2 and includes:
- a CDS encoding glutathione S-transferase N-terminal domain-containing protein translates to MTNLTLYELEGCPYCAKVKTKLADLELEYDSVMVPRSHGERTEVEEVSGQTGVPVLVDEEHGIEGMPESDDIVEYLEETYGNAS